A stretch of Acipenser ruthenus chromosome 1, fAciRut3.2 maternal haplotype, whole genome shotgun sequence DNA encodes these proteins:
- the LOC131739473 gene encoding uncharacterized protein LOC131739473, whose product MASRGCKHPADAFCYVCGQFIKTRAKKYSVEASAKMCEAYKAYFGMPVGDQDKPWAPHFTCEHCKKTLEGWYRGEKRAMKFAIPRIWREPTDHSSNCYFCMVDPSKQTELSVGRNNVKWEPLVDPRKVLMPPLHIRLGLMKQFVRALDKESAAFKYLQDFFPKLSEAKVKAGVFVGPQIKKILKCNEFPKKLTSKEKAAWNSFVAVVRGFLGNHKAKNYVELVETLVKNYGTMGCRMSIKVHILDAHLDKFKENMGVYSEEQGERFHQDILDFERRYQGQYNENMMGDYIWGLIRESDLQYNRKSRKTTHF is encoded by the exons atggcatcaagaggctgcaagcatccggcagacgcattttgctatgtctgcggccaatttatcaagacaagagcgaaaaagtactccgtggaagcatctgctaagatgtgtgaggcctacaaggcatatttcggcatgcctgtcggggatcaagacaaaccctgggcacctcatttcacctgcgagcactgcaaaaaaactctggaag gatggtacagaggggaaaagagagccatgaagttcgctatcccaagaatttggcgggaacccactgaccactcaagcaactgctacttctgcatggtggacccgtCCAAGCAGACCGAgctctctgtggggaggaacaacgtcaagtgggagccactggtggacccccggaaggtgctgatgccaccactgcacatcagattgggccttatgaaacaatttgtcagagccctagataaggagtcggcagccttcaagtaccttcaagacttcttccctaagctgtctgaggcaaaggtcaaagccggtgtcttcgtcggaccacagataaagaagatcctgaagtgcaatgaattccccaagaagctcactagtaaggagaaagcggcttggaacagctttgtcgcagtggttcggggcttcctgggcaatcacaaggccaaaaactatgtggagctggttgagactctggtgaagaactacggcacaatgggctgtaggatgtccatcaaagtccatatccttgatgctcatcttgataaattcaaggagaacatgggagtgtactcggaggagcaaggcgagcgcttccaccaggatatactggactttgaacgccgctaccaaggacagtataacgagaacatgatgggagactacatttgggggctgattcgtgaaagtgatttacagtataatcgtaaatctcgaaagactactcacttctaa